The Euphorbia lathyris chromosome 2, ddEupLath1.1, whole genome shotgun sequence genome includes a window with the following:
- the LOC136218814 gene encoding sodium/calcium exchanger NCL — protein sequence MSSSKYYVFLFLLLLPLTAVNCRHLSSSDLLSDGLHTNHTPSYIQLSAEAESCEQTYGFLPCTSTALGNTFLILVYGYLMFTAATYLSAGSELLLEILGPGIVGGLFLPILGALPDAMLILVSGLSGSTETAQSQVSVGMGLLAGSTVMLLTYIWGSCIVVGKCDIRETDSIAISGQDTKGFNLTGSGVSTDIWTCYSARIMAISVVPFLVVQLPQAFSSTSGRHLAVLIALILSATMLSSYCIYQVFQPWVQRRRIAFAKHKHVISGILKHFSQHALGKFVRDDGQPDVEVMEKLFHAIDASNDGYLSASELKALILGIRFEEIDFDKEDAAGKLLTDFDTSRDGKISFEEFKVGITRWIDEAKRSGAAVPHPGSQTFSFISDRFHMQTKKEHTLLGNEESLEDQSDEVVEGVENPKWISIKAVSMLLLGTIIAAAFADPLVDAVDSFSVATSIPTFFISFIALPLATNSSEAVSAIIFASRKSLRTASLTFSEIYGAVTMNNLLCLSVFLALVYVRGLTWDFSSEVLVIFIVCIVMSAFASFRTTFPLWTSSLAYFLYPFSLALVYVLDYVFGWS from the exons ATGTCTTCTTCCAAATACTATGTCTTCCTTTTCCTCCTCCTTCTCCCTCTTACAGCTGTCAATTGCCGCCATCTCTCCTCATCTGATCTACTCTCCGATGGCCTTCACACCAACCATACTCCCTCTTACATCCAACTCTCAGCCGAAGCCGAATCCTGTGAGCAGACTTATGGTTTCTTGCCCTGCACCAGCACTGCGCTTGGTAATACGTTCTTGATACTTGTGTACGGATACCTCATGTTCACAGCTGCTACTTATTTGTCCGCTGGTAGTGAGCTCTTGCTTGAGATTTTGGGCCCTGGAATTGTTGGTGGCTTGTTTCTTCCGATTCTTGGCGCTCTTCCCGATGCAATGCTTATTCTTG TGTCTGGGCTTTCTGGAAGTACAGAAACAGCTCAAAGCCAGGTCTCTGTTGGGATGGGTTTGCTGGCTGGGTCAACTGTCATGCTGCTTACCTATATTTGGGGATCGTGTATTGTTGTTGGCAAATGTGATATCCGGGAAACAGATTCAATTGCAATAAGTGGACAGGACACAAAGGGATTCAATTTGACTG GCAGTGGTGTTAGTACTGATATATGGACTTGCTATTCTGCAAGGATAATGGCCATATCAGTTGTTCCTTTTCTTGTTGTTCAACTACCACAAGCCTTCAGTTCAACTTCTGGAAGGCACTTAGCAGTCTTGATTGCACTTATTTTATCTGCCACAATGTTGAGTTCCTATTGCATTTATCAG GTATTCCAGCCCTGGGTCCAGAGGAGACGAATTGCTTTTGCAAAACACAAACATGTAATATCTGGAATTTTGAAACATTTTAGTCAGCACGCTTTAGGAAAATTTGTTCGTGATGATGGTCAGCCAGACGTAGAAGTGATGGAAAA ATTGTTTCATGCTATCGATGCAAGTAATGACGGATATCTATCTGCTTCTGAACTAAAAGCATTGATTTTAGGGATTCGGTTTGAAGAGATTGACTTTGACAAGGAAGATGCCGCAGGCAAACTACTGACAGACTTTGATACATCTCGTGATGGTAAAATCAGTTTTGAAGAGTTCAAAGTTGGCATCACTAGATGGATTGATGAGGCAAAACGATCGGGGGCAGCTGTACCTCACCCTGGCTCTCAGACATTTAGCTTTATAAGTGATCGTTTTCATATG CAAACAAAGAAAGAACATACTCTGCTGGGCAATGAGGAATCATTGGAAGATCAAAGCGATGAGGTTGTAGAGGGTGTTGAAAACCCCAAGTGGATTTCCATCAAAGCAGTATCGATGTTGCTGTTAGGAACGATTATTGCTGCTGCATTTGCTGATCCTCTGGTTGATGCTGTTGACAGTTTTTCTGTTGCAACAAGTATTCCTACTTTCTTCATCTCCTTCATTGCACTGCCCTTGGCTACCAACTCCAGTGAAGCTGTTTCTGCAATCATTTTTGCCAGCCGGAAGTCTCTAAGAACTGCTTCTTTAACATTTTCTGAG ATATATGGAGCAGTAACCATGAACAATCTCCTTTGTCTATCGGTATTCTTAGCACTAGTGTATGTGAGGGGATTGACATGGGACTTCTCGTCGGAGGTTCTGGTTATCTTTATTGTGTGCATAGTGATGAGTGCTTTTGCAAGCTTCCGCACCACATTCCCTCTCTGGACATCTTCGTTGGCTTACTTCTTGTATCCCTTCTCACTGGCACTTGTGTATGTTCtcgattatgttttcggttggTCATAG